The Caloenas nicobarica isolate bCalNic1 chromosome Z, bCalNic1.hap1, whole genome shotgun sequence genome has a segment encoding these proteins:
- the TMEM275 gene encoding transmembrane protein 275, whose translation MFSEKSSASLSQKPIQKKTRPQGLPSPALCCACGLCIMLAGINITLVGAFAFGTFLPVNNPPIIIGPILLVVAFTFFGACCICSRRPPAHGARKSKPGSNIGLIKPGNTAFEIETSEHTVQDTTAVQLSPTNSPISSKKSTPVHENTKTCKLFTMEGNGPVAKYTTGGEAIQLNLPRDLSAS comes from the coding sequence ATGTTCAGTGAAAAGAGCAGTGCCTCTTTGTCCCAGAAACCCATCCAGAAAAAGACACGACCTCAGGgcctcccctcccctgctctctgctgtgcttgtgGACTTTGCATCATGCTAGCAGGGATCAACATCACTTTAGTGGGAGCATTTGCCTTTGGGACCTTTCTCCCCGTAAACAACCCTCCCATCATCATCGGACCCATCTTGCTGGTGGTGGCCTTCACGTTCTTCGGTGCCTGCTGCATCTGCAGCCGGAGGCCCCCAGCTCATGGGGCCAGGAAATCCAAGCCAGGTTCCAACATTGGGCTCATCAAACCTGGCAACACAGCATTTGAAATTGAAACTAGTGAGCACACGGTGCAGGATACCACTGCTGTTCAGCTGAGCCCCACAAATTCCCCCATCTCTTCGAAAAAGTCCACGCCAGTCCACGAGAACACAAAGACTTGCAAGCTCTTCACCATGGAAGGCAATGGGCCGGTGGCCAAGTACACCACAGGAGGAGAAGCGATCCAGCTCAACTTGCCCAGGGACCTGTCCGCATCCTAA